The DNA sequence GAGCCCGCTCTGGTGGCCCCCGATTCCGTGTCGTGGCGAGTGTTCAAGAACCCGCTTACCCTGTTCGTCGGCGGCGTCGGGGCCGTGCTGCTGGAGTTCGCCGAACCGCGCATCCGCGATGGGGTATGGCAGCACAGCAGCTTTCGTACAGCGCCGCTGACCCGACTTCAGCGTACCGGGCTCGCTGCGATGGTCACCGTCTACGGCCCGCGCAGCAAGGCGGAAGCCATGATTGCCGGCGTCGTCGCCCGGCACGGCCGCGTAACCGGAACGACCCTGGAGGGCATGGCCTATCGTGCCAATGACCCGGAATTGCTGAATTGGGTTCAGGCGACCGCGAGCTTCGGCTTCATGGAAGCCTATCACAGACTGGCGCGGCCGCTGTCGGCTGCAGAGCGGGATTGCCTGCTGAGCGAAGGCAAAGCCGCCGCCGATCTTTACGGCGCCACCGGCGCTCCGTCGACGCAAGCCGATCTCGACACCCTGTTCGAAGCCATGGCACCACGTCTGGTCCCCTCGCCGATCGTGTTCGAATTTCTGGAGATCATGTGGACCGTTCCGGCACTTCCCGGCCCGTTCCGGCGTCTACAGCAATCGCTGATAAAGGCTGCGGTCGCCATTTTGCCGGACTGGATCCGCGAGCGCCTCGAACTGGGACGGGAGTGGATGCC is a window from the Fodinicurvata sp. EGI_FJ10296 genome containing:
- a CDS encoding oxygenase MpaB family protein, with amino-acid sequence MAGVPGAGNEAGGWTTLALPFTGWIDRTASRLLQPDDAPSALTFDFSRPVGEPALVAPDSVSWRVFKNPLTLFVGGVGAVLLEFAEPRIRDGVWQHSSFRTAPLTRLQRTGLAAMVTVYGPRSKAEAMIAGVVARHGRVTGTTLEGMAYRANDPELLNWVQATASFGFMEAYHRLARPLSAAERDCLLSEGKAAADLYGATGAPSTQADLDTLFEAMAPRLVPSPIVFEFLEIMWTVPALPGPFRRLQQSLIKAAVAILPDWIRERLELGREWMPKPWELRALRWAGRMADRTVLPSSPAVQSCRRLGLPDDFLYRPAK